The genomic DNA TGCCCGCGCCCGCGCGATGGACCTGAAGGTGATGGCGCCCGGGCCCGACCTCGGCGCGCTCGCGACCCATCAGCACTGGGAGGCGATGTACGACGCCGTCGCCGCGCTGGTGCGGGAGCATCGCACAACCCTCGTCTTCACCCTGAGCCGGCGCTGGGCGGAACGGATCGCGCTCAATCTGCAAAAGCGCCTCGGCAACGACGCCGTGCTGGCCCATCATGGGAGCCTCGCGCGCGCCGAGCGTCTGGCGGCGGAACAGCGGCTCAAACGCGGAGAACTGCGCGCGCTGGTCGCGACCGCGTCGCTCGAACTCGGGATCGACGTCGGCGCGGTCGAACTGGTCTGCCAGATCGATACGCCCAAGAGCATCTCGGCCGCGATCCAGCGCATCGGTCGTTCCGGCCATCGGCTCGACGCGACGCCAAAGGGGCGGTTCTTCGCGCTCACGCTAGACGACTTGCTCGAGTGCGCGGCGGCGGTGCGGGCTATCCGCCACAGCCGGCTCGACGAGGTCGAGATTCCGACCGGATGCCTCGACGTCGCGGCGCAGCAGATCGTCGCGATCGCCGCTGAGGACGAGGAAATCGGCGAGGCCGACTTGCTGCGGCTGCTGCGCGGCGCGTACAACTTTCCGAATCTCGACCGCGCCGCCCTGATTCATTTGCTCGAACAGATGGCAACCGAGCTGCCGGCGCGGATCCGGGGCGCGGCGCCGAAGATATTTTACGATCGCATCGGCGCCCGCGTGCGCGCGCGCCGCGGCGCACGGATGGCCGCAATCACGTCGGGCGGCACGATTCCCGAAAGCGGCAATCTCGACGTCGTGATCGAGTCCCAGGGGCGCAAGATCGGCGACGTCGAAGAGGACTTCGCCCAGGAATCCTCGCGCGGCGATATTTTTGCGCTGGGCTCGATGCCATGGCGGGTGCTGGGAATCTCGCGCAACCGCTTCCTGGTCGAACCGGCGCCGGGGATGGCACCGTCGCTGCCGTTCTGGGAGACCGAGGCGGCGGGCCGCTCGCCTGCGCTCTCGGCCGAGGTCTCGGCGCTGCGCGGCGAAATCTCCGCGCGTCTCGGGCGTGACGGCGGCGAGGTCCGAGCCGCCGAACTCCTTGCCGGGGAATGCGCGATGGACGAACGCGCGGCGCGCCAGGCGATCGACTACGTGCGCCGCGGCGAGAGCGCTCTCGGCGCGATTCCCGACGAACGCACGATCGTGGTCGAGCGCTTCTTCGACGGCCTCGGCGGCACGCAGGTCGTAATTCATTCGCCGCTCGGGATGCGGGTTAACCGCGGCCTGGGGCTCGCGATCCGCAAACGCCTCTGCCAGTCGTTCGACTTCGAGATCCAGGCCTCGGCGATCGACGACGCGGTGCTGCTCGCGCTCAACGCGCGCCACAGCTTTCCCCTCGAATCGCTGATGGCGATGCTTTCGCCGCGCACGGTGCGCCACGTGCTCGAGCAGGCGCTGCTCGCCGCACCGATGTTCGAAGTCAGAATGCGCCACGTCGCGACGCGGGCGCTCGCGGTGATGCGCTCGGCGCGCGGCCGCAGGGTGCCGGCATGGATTCAACGCCTGCGCGCGCAGGAAATCGCCGCGGCGATCTTTCCCGGACGCGAGGCATGCCTGGAAAACCGCCCACCCGACGTAGAATTGCCCGATCATTTCATCACCGCCGAGACGATGCACGAGTGTCTGACCGAATCGACCGACATCGCCCGCATCGAGGATCTCCTGCGCGCGATCGAGCAGGGCAGGACGCGGGTGGTCGCGGTTGATGCGATCGCACCGTCGGTTTTCGCCCATCGCGTCCTGCTCGCGTGGGACTACTCGTTCCTCGACGACGGCGAGCGCGCCAACCGCCGCAGCCGCACGGTCTCGCTCAATCGTGCGATGGCCGAGGACGTGCTGCGCACCGAGGACCTTTCCGCGATGCTCGCCGCGGACGCGGTCGAGAGCGTCGAGGCCGAGGTCGGCGGGCGGGCGATGGCGCGCCGCGCACGCGACCGCGACGAGCTTTACGAATTGATCCGAGCGCACGGAGCGCTTGCGCCCGCGGCGCTCGACGAGTGTGTGGCAGGCGACGCGAGTGCGATGCTCTCGGCGCTCGAGCGCGAGGGACGCGTGATCCGCACGCGCTTCTCAGCGGGAGCACCTGAGATGCTGGTCGCCGGCGAGGACGCTTCGATCTTCGCCGCAGCATATCCGGAAGCGATTTTTGAACGGCACGCGGCCGCGCCGCCGGCCGCGGCGGAATCAATCGCGCCCGCTCTAGAAACCGACGAGGCGGAACGAGAGATCGTCCGGCGCGCGATGGCGACGTCGGGGCCGGTCGAAATCGCCGAGCTCGCAGATCGGGTCAGACTGACTCCCGCGGCGCTCGAGAAGCATCTGCTCGCGCTCGAGGCGAAGGGACTGATTTTTCGCGGTCATTTCACACCGCGCCGTGCGGCGCTCGGGGGCATGGGCGAACGCACGCCAAGGGGTGGGGCGTCCGCGAGCCCCGAGCAATGGTGCGATCGCTATAACCTCGAGAAAATCCATCGCCTGACGCTTAACCGTCTCCGTTCCGAGGTTGAGCCCGCCGCCGATCATGAGTATGCGGCGTTTAGGTTGCGCTGGAACCACGTCGGAGGAACCGGAATTGACGCCGATCAGTCCGGGGTCGCCGCAGTGCTGGAGCAGCTCTCGGGCATTGCGCTCAGCCCCGAACTGTGGGAGCGCGCCATTTTGCCGGCGCGAATTCGCGGTTATCGCTCCGAATGGCTCGACCTGCTCTGCCTCGGCGGCGAGGTCGTGTGGGCGGCGATGCCGGGCGAGGATGGCGGCGACCAGGTGCCCGCGCGAATCACCTTTCTGCTGCGTCGCCGTGCGGGCACGGCGAGGCACGAGGGGGCGAGTTCGGCGGCGGCTTTAGCCGCCGCCGAACTCGCCGATCCCGACGAGCAGCGCGTCTTCCTCGCGCTTGCCGCGGGCGGCGCGCAATATCTCGACCAGCTCGCCGAGCGCGCGGGCCTGGCCGAACGGACGGCGCTCGCCGCTCTCTGGCGGCTCGCGGCCGCCGGCCGCGTCTCGAACGACAGCTTCGCGCCGCTGCGCCTGCTCTGGTCGGCGCCCGAGGCGGTGCGGGCGATGGCTCCGGGAGCCCATCGGCGCGCTCGCCACGACGCGGCGCTGCGCGCGCGTCTGCGCTCGAGCGTGACCGGCCGCTGGTCCCCGCTGGGCGCCGGCGCCGCCGCTCAGGCGGCGGTGGCGGCGCCCAGCGGGGCGGTATTTGATCCGGCGATGCCCGGCGTTGTGGCGGCGCCAGACGGCCGCGGCTCCCGCTCTGGCGCGCGCACCGAGGCGCGGGCGCGCGAGCGGGCACCGGAACGCATACCTGGGCGCTACGCGGCGCGCGAGCGCGCCGAACTCCTGCTCAAGCGCAACGGAATCGTGACGCGCGAGATGCTCGGAATGGAAAACGAGCCGATGACGTGGCAGGAGATCTCGTTTGCGCTCCGCAGGATGGAGTATGCGGGCGTGATTCGCCGCGGCTATTTCGTCCGCGCGCTTGCGGGCGAGCAATACGCCTTGCCCGCGGCGCTCGAGATGCTCGCGGCCGCTCGCAATCCGGCCACGGCGCGAGAGCGTCCGGTGGCGCTTAGCGCCGCCGATCCGGCAAACCCCTTTGGCGCGGTCCTGCCCGGATGCGGAGTTGCGCGGGACGCGAGCAATTTCGTCGTGCTGAGGGGAGGTCGTGTGATGCTCGGCTATACGGGCCGAGCATTGGTCACCAGCGACGGGCTCGACGACGAGCCTTTCTCAGCGGCGGTGGCGGCGCTTATCGAGTTGGTGCGCAAAGTGACGGTCGAGACGATCGACGGCGCGCCGGCGCTCGCCTCGGCGCGGGTCGGCGCGATGGCCGCGATGGGGTTCCACTCGGACGGCCGCGCCCTTGTTTATGACGGATTGCCCGGCCCCGCGCCTTCGCGCGCATCGATTGGCCGCCAGGCAAAGTAAGCCGGCTTTTTTGATGGAAGCGACGGACCTGCAGGCATTGCAGCAGCTTATCGATCGCAGCGCCGCGTCGGCCGGACCTGCCGCGGCCGATTCGCTTGCCTATCCCGCGCGCCAGATGGGCGCGGCGGAGTTCGTGGAGTTCTGGCAGAGCGTTCGGCTGGTCGCGATGGCCACGACGGGCGAGGGGGGCGGACCGCATATTGCGCCGGTTCACGGGCGGCTCGACGGCACCCGGTTGCGGCTGGTGATCTATGACAACACGCTGCGCCGGCGCGATATCGCAGCCAATCCACGCGTTGCATTCACTACCTGGCGCGCCGACGGCGCGGCGGCGATCGTTTACGGCGTCGCGCGCGAGGTGGAAGGCAGCCTGCGCCCCGCGCGCGCCTCGCTGAGCGGAAAGCCGCGCCAGGTGATCGAACTCGAGGTCAGGCTGACGCGCGTCTATGCGATGCGCCCGCCTGACCGCTCCACTTGACCCGCCCTGCTCGCGGACGGGAAGAAGCTTGCATTAACGTCCTGCCTGCGGCTGAGATCGTCCCCATGAAAAAGACGCTACTGCTCTACGGCGTGCTGGTTTTCGCGGGCGGCCTGATCGGCGGCGCCCTGACTGATGCAGTTTGCAGATCGCGGCCCGTAAGGGCAGCACCGGCAGCGCCACAGGGTGACAACAAGAGCGCCGGCGCGGCCGCGCCGCCAGTCATAACGGCGGCGGGCTTCGTGCTGGTCGATGCGGCCGGCAAACCGCGCGTGAAATTCGACGTCGCCGACGACGGTCAGGCGGGCTTCTCGATGTACGACCGCAACAATCATCCCCGCGCGCAGATCGTTATCGACAACCAGGGAGCGCCGAGCGTTCGTCTCTACGATACCTACAACAAGCTCAGAATTTCGATCGAAGTCAGCAGCGACGGCATTCCGGCCATGCGCCTGATGGACAACGGCGGTCACTCGCGCGAACTGCTCGGGGTGGATGCCGAAGGCGACGGAGGGCTCGACTTTTACTCGCGCGACGGCACCGTGCTGCGCGAATTGCCCTAGCCGGCGTCCGGGCGCCGTACCTTGGCGAAGATCGAAGCGTCACGCTATCCTGACTTGACCACAAAGCTGCGTTGCGCGCCGTTTATGGCGTGCGACGCGCGGACTCTTCGGAAAGGATTGGGCCCGCGGAAAGGATTCGGTCTGAAAAAATGGGAAAAAATACTTTCGGCGCGCGGCGCGCGCTTAACGTCGGCGGTCGCAAGTACACGATCTTCAGCCTCGCGGCGCTGGAGAGGCGCGGTTTTGCGCTTGCGCGCCTGCCGTATTCGATCAAGGTGATGCTCGAGAACGTGCTCCGCCGCGAAGACGGCGTGGTGGTGACGGCCGACCAGGTCGAGGCAGTCGGCAAGTGGCAGCCGCAGCCGGGCGAACGCGAGTTCTCCTTCATGCCGGCGCGCGTGCTGCTGCAGGATTTCACCGGCGTGCCCGTGGTTGCGGACATGGCCGCGATGCGCGACGCGATCAAGCGTCTCGGCGGAGATCCCTCGCGAATCAACCCGATCCAGCCCGCCGATCTGGTGATCGACCATTCCGTGCAGGTCGACAGCTTTGGCACTTCGAGATCGTTCGCGATCAACGCCGAGATGGAGTCCGAGCGCAACCGCGAACGCTACCTTTTTCTGCGCTGGGGCCAGGGCGCGTTCAACAGCTTCCGCGTGGTGCCGCCCGACACCGGAATCGTGCATCAGGTCAATCTCGAGTATCTCGCGCCGGTGGTTTTCACCTCGGCCGACGGCCAGGTCTATTCGGACACGCTGCTCGGCACCGATTCGCACACCACGATGGTTAACGGTCTCGGGGTGGTCGGATGGGGCGTCGGCGGAATCGAGGCCGAGGCGGCGATGCTCGGGCAGTCGATCCCGATGCTCATTCCGGAGGTGATCGGTTTCAGGTTTACCGGCGCGATGCGTGCGGGCGCGACGGCGACCGACCTGGTGCTCACGGTCACGCAGATGCTGCGCAAGCGCGGCGTGGTCAACAAGTTCGTCGAGTACTTCGGCGGCGGACTGGGGAGCCTGAGCGTCGCCGACCGTGCAACGCTCGGCAACATGTCGCCCGAGTATGGCGCGACGATCGGCTTTTTCCCGGTTGACGATCAGACGCTCGATTACCTGCGCCTTTCGGGGCGCGCAGAATCGCAGGTGCGGTTGATCGAGGCCTACTGCAAGGAGCAGGGGCTGTTCCGCACCGCGGACTCGCCGGATCCGACTTTTACCGACACGCTGGAGCTCGACCTGGGCACGGTCGAGCCGAGCATCGCCGGGCCGCGCCGCCCGCAGGACCGGGTGCGGCTGCGCGCGGCGAAGGGCGAATTCCGCCGCGAGCTCGCCAAGGAAGTCGGCAATCACAGCGGCGTCGATCCGACCGTCGTCGCGCGCTGGATAAACGAGGGTGGCGCGCCCGCAGTGGCGCCGCATCAGGCGATACCGCCCACGGAGCTCGGGCCGCTCGCGCATCGCGTCGCCGTGACGGGCGAGGGCGGCGAACGCTTCGATCTCACGCAGGGCGCGGTGGTAATCGCCGCGATCACGAGCTGCACCAACACTTCGAATCCGTCGGTGATGCTGGGTGCGGGGCTGCTCGCGAAAAAGGCGGTCGAGCGCGGACTCGGCGTCAAGCCGTGGGTCAAGACCAGCCTCGCGCCGGGATCGAAGGTGGTTACCGACTATTTGAAGCGCGCCGGGCTTCTCGCATATTTGGAGCGCCTGCGCTTCAACCTGGTCGGCTATGGCTGCACGACCTGTATCGGCAACAGCGGCCCGATGCCCGAGGCGATCGCGGCCGCGGTCAAGCAGGGCGACCTGGTCGCCTGCGCGGTACTGAGCGGCAACCGCAACTTCGAGGGCCGCATCAACCCGGTCGTGCGCTTCAACTATCTCGCCTCGCCGCCGCTGGTGGTCGCCTACGCGATCGCGGGTACGATGGATTTCGATCCCAACCGGGATTCGCTCGGCAACGACCCCGAGGGCAATCCGGTTTACCTGCGCGACATCTGGCCCTCGACCAGCGAGCTTGCCGCGGCGGTTGCCGGTTCGATCGACTCCGCGATGTTTCGCAAGGAGTACGGGCAGGTGTTCGACGGCGACGAGCGCTGGCGCGGGCTCAAGGTGCCCGAGGGCAACCTGTTCCGCTGGGAGAAGGATTCGCTTTACGTCAAGGCGCCTCCGTTCTTCGACGGCATCGGCGCGACGCCTGCGCCCGTCTCCGACATCAAGGATGCGCGGGTACTCGCGATGCTCGCCGACAGCGTGACGACCGATCATATCTCGCCCGCCGGCTCGATCGGGGCCGACACGCCGGCCGGTAAGTACCTGGTCGCCAATGGATGCCAGCCGCGCGATTTCAACTCTTACGGCGCGCGCCGCGGCAATCATGAGGTCATGGTGCGCGGGACATTTGCCAACATCCGCCTGCGCAACGAACTGGTGCCCGGGCTCGAAGGCGGCTTCACCGTCCATCTGCCCGACGGCGAGCGCACGACGATCTTCGAAGCCTCCGAGCGCTACCGCGCCGACGGCGTCCCGCTAATCGTAATCGCGGGCAAGGAGTACGGCTCCGGAAGCTCGCGCGACTGGGCCGCCAAGGGCACGCTGCTGCTCGGCGTGCGCGCGGTCATCGCGGAAAGCTTCGAGCGGATCCATCGCAGCAACCTGGTCGGGATGGGCGTGCTGCCGCTGGAATTTACCGGCGGAGAGACGCGCCAGAGCCTGGAGCTCAGCGGACGCGAGAGCTATTCGATCGAAGGGCTGGCGGCGGGCGTTACGCGGCGGCAGAGGCTCAAAGTCCGCGTCAGCGACGGCGGCCGCACGCGCGAGTTCGAGGTCTTGGCGCGGATCGACACGCCCGAAGAGGTCGAGTACGTCCGCCACGGCGGCATCCTGCCGTACGTGCTGCGGGAACTGCTGCATGCGTGAGCGGAACTCGGGCAGGACTCTCGCGTGCGCATGAGGCCGCGCGTGAAGAGTCCCGGGCGAGCATCCGGCCCGGGCGCGCCGCTCATTCATAGCGGAGAGCGTCGATCGGATTGAGCAGCGAGGCCTGACGCGCGGGATAGTAGCCGAAAAATATTCCGACCGCGGCGGAGAAGACGAAGCTGCCGATGATCGCCGCCGGCGAGAGCAGCGTCGGCCATCCGGCGAACGCCGAAATCGCCTGCGACGCTCCGACCCCGGCCAGGATTCCGCCCGCCCCGCCGACCATCCCGAGCAGGATCGCCTCGACCAGGAACTGGAGCAGGATGTGCACGCGGCGCGCGCCGATCGCCATCCGGATGCCGATTTCACGCGTGCGCTCGGTCACCGACACCAGCAGGATGTTCATAATCCCGATACCGCCGACCAGCAGCGAAATCGAGGCCACGGTGGCGAGCAGCAGCGCCATGATCCGGCTGCTGCCTTCGGCAGCCTCGACCACCGCGCTCAGGTTGTGCACGTCGAAATCGTTGTCCTTGCCGGGCTGGATATGATGGCGGGTGTGCAGCGTCTCGGAAATCTGGTCGATCGCCTCCGGAATGAGCGCCTGGCTTTTGACCTCGACGAAGATCAGATGCACCACCCCCGCAAGTTTTGGCGGGCTGCCGAACGGACTCATCTGGTTCGCGTCGGAACTGTAAATAGAACTCGCGGTCGGCACCGCTGCATAGGGATTCACCACGGTAGGCGTTGCCGCGCCCGAAGGGACGGCCGGCGGCGCGGCGACGCCGAGGACCTTGCGCTCGGCCGTGCTGAACGGAATCAACACCACGTCATCCTGGTCCTGGCCCCATCCTGACTGGCCCTTGCCTTCGAGCACGCCGATCACCTGCATGTCGACGCCCTTGACCCGCACGATCGCGCCGACGGGGTCGCTGTGCTCGCCAAAAAGGTTGCGCACCACGGTCTGTCCCAGCAGGCACACGCGGGCGCCCGTGCGTTCGTCGTCTTCCTCGAGCGGCCGCCCCTCGGCCACCGTCCAGTTGCGGATCGGCAGATAGCTCGGCGTCACGCCCTGGATATTGGTGCTCCAGTTCTGATGGTTGTACTCGACCTGGGCAATCTGCCGGTCGAGATAGCTGATGCGGGCGACCGGCCAATCATCCTTGATGAGCGCCTCGGCGTCGCCCACGGTCAGCGTCGAGACGCTGCCGCCGCCGGCGCGGACGCCGTTGGAGGTGGTGGTGCCGGGCGTCACGATCAGCAGATTGCTTCCGAGGCTTGCGATCTGCGTCTCGACCGCCTCGTTGGCGCCTTGGCCAACCGCGACCATCGCAATCAGCGCGGCGACGCCAATGAAGATTCCGAGCATGGTGAGCGCGGAGCGCAGCTTGTTGCGCGCGAGCGCCCGGGCGGCGGCCCTGAGCGCCATCAGCACGAAGGTAAGCGGCGCGGCGTCAGACTCCGGGACAGCGCGATGGGCGAGCGGCGCGGACTTCTCCGCTTCGGCCATCAAAGCGGGCGCCGCGGCTTCGGCCGGGGCCGCCGGCGCCGCCTGCTGCGGCGTCTGCCGATGGTCTGAGATGATGAGCCCGTCGCGCAACATCACGACGCGGGCCGCAAATGCGGCAAGCTCGGCGTCGTGCGTCACCAGCACGATGGTCAGGCCCTGGCGGTTGAGCTTTTGCAGCGTCGCCATGATTTCGAGCGAGGTCCGCGAGTCGAGGTTTCCGGTCGGCTCGTCGGCCATCAGAATCGCCGGGTTGTTGATGAGCGCGCGCGCGATCGCGACGCGCTGCTGCTGGCCGCCGGAGAGCTGATTGGGATGGCTCTGCTCGCGCCCGGCAAGGCCCAGCAGCGCAAGGACCTCGCGGGCGCGCATCGCGCCGTGCGCCGGGTCGCCCGAGTAAAAGAGCGGCAGCTCGACGTTCTCGAGCGCGCTCGTGCGCGAAAGCAGATTGAAGCTCTGGAAGACGAAGCCGATCCGCCGGCTGCGGATGCGTGCGAGATCCGGTTCGCTGAGCGAGGCGACGTCCACGCCTTCGAGCAGGTAGCGTCCGGAAGTCGGCCGGTCGAGGCATCCGATGATGTTCATCAGGGTGGACTTGCCCGAGCCCGACGCGCCCATGACCGCCACGAATTCGCCGCGCTCGATCTCCAGGCTGATGCCGCAGAGCGCACGCACCTCGAGGTCGCCGAGCTGGTAGGTTCGATGAAGATCCGAAACGCTTATGACGACGTCAGCCATCGGTGTCGCGAGCAGGGACGGGCGAGTTTCAGCCGAAGAGACCGCACGGACTAGAAATGATGCATCCCTCCGCCCATCTGCGGCCGTGCCAGCCGCGGCTTTTTGCTATCGCCGGCGCCCGCCATCTCGTCGATGACCACCCGATCGCCGGGTTTGAGATCGCCGCTTAGGATTTCGACCGAAGTGCCGTCGTCGATGCCTCTGGCAACGCGGATTTGCCGAATCGTCTTACCGTTGAGGATCCAGAGCTCTGCTTTATGATCATCGTGACGATGCTCCTCTCTCGCGCCTTTGCCGGAGCCGCCGTTAGGCGAAAAGCGGAGAGCCTGCAGCGGCACTATGAGCACGTTTTGCTCCTCGGCCGTGATGATCTTCGCGTTGGCGGTCATCCCGGGCTTCAGCAAAAGTTCGGGGTTGGCGACGCCCAGCACGACGTCGTAAGTGACAACGTTTTGCACGGTCACCGGCGCCTGGCGCACCTGCGTGACAGTCGCGGGAAACGGATGATGGGGAAAGGCGTCAACCGTGAACTCGGCGCTCTGGCCGAGGCGTACCGGGCCGACGTCGGACTCACTGACGCTCGCGTCAACCTGCATCCGGGTAAGATCCTGCGCGATCAGGAAGAGCGTCGGGGTCTGAAAACTTGCGGCGACGGTCTGGCCGACGTCGACGTTGCGGGAAACCACCGTGCCGTCCACCGGCGAGATGATATCGGTATAGCCCAGGTTGACCTGGGCGGCGTGGAGTGAGGCTTCCTGCTGGCGGATACTGGCGCGATCGAGCTCGACCTGCGCCGCAGCCTGCTCGGCGGCGCTGCGGGCGCTATCGAGAGCGTCCTGCGTTACCACGTTATCCTTCATCAGCGCCTGGTTGCGCTCGTAGGTCAGTTGCTCGTACCTGAGGTTCGCCTGATCCTTCTTCAACTGCGCCCGTGCGTTGGCCAGACTGGCGCTCGCCTGCTCGACCGTGACCTGGTAGGGCCGTGGGTCGATCTTGGCGCAAACCTGCCCTTTTTTTACCTCGGTATTGAAGTCGCAGTAGATCTTTACGATGGGGCCCGATACGTAGGTGCCGACCTGCACGGTCACCACCGGGTTGACCGTGCCGGTTGCGGTGACCGCGCGCACCAAGTCACCGCGCTCGACATCAGCGGTGACGTAGCTGGCCGGTGCGGGAGCGTGCTTGAGCCATAAGAGGACGATCACGACGGCGACAATTGCCGCGATCCAACTCCAGCGCCGCAGTAGCCTCCTCAAGCTATTTTCGCTTCCGACCCTTAGACAATCAGCCCAGATTGTGCGCGCCCGCCGCCCACTTTGACAAGGCACCGCGTCGATGGCCCGTTCCCGACCGAGCCATCAACGCGGCGCGCTTGATTCTATCCGGGAAGGTACTCGCGTCTGCTACTCCGCCTGCGGCGACGGAGCAGGTCCGTCAGAGACGTCGGTGCCGCTCTGCGCGCCGAAAGCCTGCTGGAAAATCGCATGGCGCTGTTGCTCGAGCTGCTGCATCTGGCCGAGCAGCGCCGTGGACTTGGAGGTGTTGGGGGCGCTCTTGAACACGCCCTCCCAGACCTTGTACTTCTCGACCGTCAGCGCCTGTTGCGCAGCGGCGAAGGCCGAAATCTGGCTGTCGCAGGCGCCGCCGGAAGCCAGGCAGGTGAGGAGCGCCTGATGCGTGGTCTTCACGTTCTGGAAATCAGTCTTCAGGTTCGTATCGCCCTTGAAGGCCGCATGCATCGCTGAGTGGTCAATACCGGCCGCCTTCGCCAGCATAAACAGATGCGCGTCGCCGCGATGACCCCCGAATCCCTGCGCGAGCGCCGCGCTGCAGGCGATCGCGAGCATCGCGCCGATCGCCACCGCCACCCGTGAAAGCTTTGTCTTTCCAACCATTTTACCTTTACCTCGCTGTTGATGCCCGTGATCCGGGCTGCCGTCACATAAGACGAAGCCGCGCGTTTGGGGTTACAACAACCGCGCCGAGTCGCACCGGGGAGGGCCTGCTTGTTCGCCAGGATCAAAGTTTCGTGATCGCTGGTTGACGCTCTCCGGTCCATCGATATTCGTAAAAGCCGCCCTGGCGGACGCCCCCGACGAGCTTGGGTCTGAAGCAAACGATACAGGTGCCGCCCCGGTCGCGGACGCTCGGGTAGATGATTCCGTTGGAGGCCTGGTCAAGTAGCCGGCGGCCAAGCCGCTGCGAGGCCTTGTAGCTGTCGGGGTTCAAGTATCTCGAGAAGCGGCTGGCGCGAACGTCATCAAAGGTGGCGTCGAAATCCGCAAGATAAGCTGCCATCTGGACGAAGGTATCGAACCAGCCGCCGATCTCGTGCAGTTCGCGCGTGCGGTTATGGATAGCCTCCGCGTGCGCGGTTCGGAGCGCGAACGCCGCATACCAGGCGCCGCGGCTTGGGTCATTGAAACGCCCGCCGGCGGGGTGAGGATGGCAAAACGCCGCCATCACGACCGTGGCCAGCGGCCGTCCCGTGAGCCATTCGTCGCCTGGAATGGTATGCAGGACGCCCAGCTCGTTACTGATTCTGTCGTTGGTCCACGCCTCTAGCTCGAAAACCGCTTCGAGGTCCTCGGCCGACGCGACGGCGTCGAAGATTCCTACCGAAGGATAGCGGCTGGGGATCAGGCGGAAGGTCGCGCGCCTTGTGACATGGGCGAGCGGCGGCTTCAGTTCCACGCGCCGCGCCGGCCGTCGAGCAAACGCCGAACCCGGTAAAGACCGTCGATACCGCCATCGATCATCAACTCGACCGGCGGCCTGCCGCCTAACAGCGGGCTTGCGTTGCGAAGCTTGACCCATTGATCCGCAAGTTCCGCCTGGGGATAGAGGATGTGGAGTGCTTTATAGATTCCGAGGACCAGCGAAATCCTGCTCAGCATGTCGAAGGAGAGTGTGCCGATCTGGCCAGCTTTGTACTTGTGATAGGTGGAAGCGGCCGGCCATCCAAGCAGTCCGCGCTGCTGATTGACGCCGAGATTCCACGCCAGGCAGACGTTGAGAAAGCTGCGCATCGCGGGCGCGGAGAGCCGGCGGCGCACCTCCGGGTCACGGCGCTCGGGCGTCGCATCATCCAGACGTTCGCTCAGTCTTTCGGGCGCGCTCATTGGGTCGCTCTGCTTATGGATACTATAGTCCATATGTGGAGATAGCGCCAATCGGCGCAATTTCGTTAAAGAAACGCTTGTCTCGTTCCGATTGAGAGAAAGAACTGGCGTTAGTTATCGTCTGGGCGCGAGAGAGTCCCTCACTTATGAGATACTTACCGCAGTGCCG from Candidatus Binataceae bacterium includes the following:
- a CDS encoding DEAD/DEAH box helicase codes for the protein MLDAFHPAVRAWFAERFATPSPAQALGWPVIAECDSHPGHDVLLCAPTGSGKTLAAFMWAIDRLFRDAERGALGDRVSVLYVSPLKALANDIRINLEDPLVGIRQTAHRLAAAAGRPDEAVRPILEVRAGLRTGDTPANERSAMLRRPPHILVTTPESLFILLTSARFRRSLSAVRHVIVDELHALAPNKRGAHLMLTLERLERMVRANGAPRPARIGLSATLNPIERLAEFLAGGEIDDAGVRRPRPVKVVRADARARAMDLKVMAPGPDLGALATHQHWEAMYDAVAALVREHRTTLVFTLSRRWAERIALNLQKRLGNDAVLAHHGSLARAERLAAEQRLKRGELRALVATASLELGIDVGAVELVCQIDTPKSISAAIQRIGRSGHRLDATPKGRFFALTLDDLLECAAAVRAIRHSRLDEVEIPTGCLDVAAQQIVAIAAEDEEIGEADLLRLLRGAYNFPNLDRAALIHLLEQMATELPARIRGAAPKIFYDRIGARVRARRGARMAAITSGGTIPESGNLDVVIESQGRKIGDVEEDFAQESSRGDIFALGSMPWRVLGISRNRFLVEPAPGMAPSLPFWETEAAGRSPALSAEVSALRGEISARLGRDGGEVRAAELLAGECAMDERAARQAIDYVRRGESALGAIPDERTIVVERFFDGLGGTQVVIHSPLGMRVNRGLGLAIRKRLCQSFDFEIQASAIDDAVLLALNARHSFPLESLMAMLSPRTVRHVLEQALLAAPMFEVRMRHVATRALAVMRSARGRRVPAWIQRLRAQEIAAAIFPGREACLENRPPDVELPDHFITAETMHECLTESTDIARIEDLLRAIEQGRTRVVAVDAIAPSVFAHRVLLAWDYSFLDDGERANRRSRTVSLNRAMAEDVLRTEDLSAMLAADAVESVEAEVGGRAMARRARDRDELYELIRAHGALAPAALDECVAGDASAMLSALEREGRVIRTRFSAGAPEMLVAGEDASIFAAAYPEAIFERHAAAPPAAAESIAPALETDEAEREIVRRAMATSGPVEIAELADRVRLTPAALEKHLLALEAKGLIFRGHFTPRRAALGGMGERTPRGGASASPEQWCDRYNLEKIHRLTLNRLRSEVEPAADHEYAAFRLRWNHVGGTGIDADQSGVAAVLEQLSGIALSPELWERAILPARIRGYRSEWLDLLCLGGEVVWAAMPGEDGGDQVPARITFLLRRRAGTARHEGASSAAALAAAELADPDEQRVFLALAAGGAQYLDQLAERAGLAERTALAALWRLAAAGRVSNDSFAPLRLLWSAPEAVRAMAPGAHRRARHDAALRARLRSSVTGRWSPLGAGAAAQAAVAAPSGAVFDPAMPGVVAAPDGRGSRSGARTEARARERAPERIPGRYAARERAELLLKRNGIVTREMLGMENEPMTWQEISFALRRMEYAGVIRRGYFVRALAGEQYALPAALEMLAAARNPATARERPVALSAADPANPFGAVLPGCGVARDASNFVVLRGGRVMLGYTGRALVTSDGLDDEPFSAAVAALIELVRKVTVETIDGAPALASARVGAMAAMGFHSDGRALVYDGLPGPAPSRASIGRQAK
- a CDS encoding pyridoxamine 5'-phosphate oxidase family protein produces the protein MEATDLQALQQLIDRSAASAGPAAADSLAYPARQMGAAEFVEFWQSVRLVAMATTGEGGGPHIAPVHGRLDGTRLRLVIYDNTLRRRDIAANPRVAFTTWRADGAAAIVYGVAREVEGSLRPARASLSGKPRQVIELEVRLTRVYAMRPPDRST